The genomic stretch ACTTTGCAAGTCTCATTTGATAAAGTCCCTTATATCACCTCTCCAGGGAGACAACCAACATGTCTAGCTGCTGTTCGCTCACAACATATATGGGTAAATTTCAAACTGCTACGTGTGATCCTTGGCTGACTTCAACACAGCCTGCAGGTCCCCCTCTCCACTCCTTATCTGAACCCAATCCCATTACTCTTTGGTGGAGTGGAGCTGAAAACAGCTGAGAAATTACTAGGACTCCAGGGCTCAGAATATCATCCTCTCACTGCCCAGTTATGGCTGGCTTCAGCTTGTCATTATATTTACTCTGCTTCAAAGTGCCTTTCTGAGCTCTAGAAATGAAGTCACATCTGTCAGCAGGGGTGAGTCtatgagggaaagaaagagtgaggTTTTGTATGTCTGAGTGTGAGAGAGAACATGCATGGGGAATTATATTTGCTCCAGGCCCTCACACCACTTTCCTCATATTTGCAATCATGGTGTGCAAATCCAGCTCACTGGCCGCCCCTGAATGCATCCCTTTGGGTTATAGAGTCCAGAAATTCAGATTTCTCGGTTTTTCCTGGTCTCTGACACCAAATtacagtcttatttatttatttttccatacaGAGGATCTTTGTTAGAGGGTGATATGGTTAAGTAATTTACTTCCATCACCACTTAGCCTTTGTGTGCTATCTTAGCATCCCGGGAGACATATTTCCTCCAATATCATGGACTGTCAGTATTTTCTCAAGTCTGAGATTCTTGCCAGCTCTTGGCCCAGGGAGACATGCTCAAAGGAGAAATTTGACAGAAAATCTATAACAAGTGGGAGATCCTTTATTGGATCTCTTAATGTAGTTTTGTTTCTCTAAAAACCACAGTTGAGCTTCCTGGTTTGGACTGGGCCTAAAGTAAGCAGTGGGGAAAAGATTAGACTTTCTCCGTGCTGTGCCCCTGATCAGCACTGTTTCCATAAACAACAACACATCCTATCAGATGTGTCCCAGGTAATATTTAGTTTAGCCTTCATTGACATGGTTTATGTTGCAGCTTTGAGGATCATGAAATTGTCTTAGGCCTCAAGATAGTTTTCAACCTGAAGTTCCTTTTTCAAAAGCTATCCACAAAACTGTCTGGAAGTACAGTATATCTACCCATGAGAGTGTGGCTGGAGAAGCTTTTGACATGACTGAGTCCAGGTCAGATGTTCCACATTTCAGCTGTGACATAGGCCTGTCTGTAGAGAGGGGGAAGATACAGGGAGGGTTGAGCGGGcaggaggggaaggaggtggaCAGAGGGACCCAGCTGAGATGACCTGGAGGGGAGAAGCTAAGGAGCCACAGCTGGCGCTGGGGGCAGAACTGGGGGTGGGGCCAGAGGACAGGAGTCTTAAGGAGGAGGGTGAGGCAtgtgaggagaggaggggagaatgTGGAAGATGCCTTTGAGGAGAGGACTGGAGGTGCGGGTCAGAAGAGAGAAGAGGGCAGCAGGGCCAGGGAGCGGTGGCCTCTGTACCGCACGTCAGCACCGGGAAGATAAGGGCAGGGCCCTGCCACATCTCACAGACAGCGAGTCCACACCAGGGAGGCTGCAACTACGGAGAGCCCTTCAACCCAGATGCTGGACGATGCCCGTCCCCGGGGGCTGGACAGGAGCCTACGTGGTGGGAATTAAGGAGTCGAAGGAGTGGGCAGGGGCCTCTCCGATAGAGCTCAAGGTGCCAAGGGACCAGGAACCGGCGCTGCACGCCTACCGCCCTGCCCGGCAAGAGAATTCCCTGCTGGAATAGCTGGGGAAAAGGACTGTGGAGTTAAGTTAGTGAAACCCTCCCTTCCCACGCAGTGAGGTAACTGGCGCCAGCGGAGTAGTTAGGGAGAAGTTCGGTATTGGTAAAGTTGTAGATGGGATACTGGGAAATAAAGTTGGTGATTTGTTCAACAGCATTTGGACTCGGCTGTGAGTGTCTGCGCCCGCCAGGAAGCCGCCATGGGACCCCAAGGGGTCTTGCTGCCCCTCGGAcccccagccccgcccacactgTTGCTAAGGGCAGGGGATTGGAacaagactgcattttaaaaatggtctgAAAGGCTAAGATGGGTGTAGCAGGATCCTCAGACATGGCACTCTTGTTAACCCTAACCTGGAAGTGTCACTGGACTTGATGTCGGAGGTCAGCATCCTTGGGCTCCTGTGAAGACCTTGAGGGATATATCACTTTCAAACTTAAAGGCCTCTGACCCCACATCACATGAATCATGACAGggatgaagaaaagaaagtttgGCAGAAGAAGAAATATGACATATGACAATGCAGGCAAGAGtagctgctgctgtttctttttaCTGTTAAAATTGCTTGCTTACCAGGGAGCAAAAACAGTGGCAAAGAGAAGGCAAAAAAGCAGCAGCTGACTCTTGCTCACTATTAGTATCTGAATGTGAGGAGAACTTGAAAGCCACAGAAGCAAAGTCTGAGCCTGGTGGCCTCACACCATGCAACATACCCAAAATGCCCCCACTGAGGTTTTTGATTATCAAGTCACATCCATTTATGTTATCAGGTGCACCCAGAAAAAACAGATAAGATGGTAAATGTGAGGAAAGAACCCATATATCTGCAGCTTGGTATGTTCTTCAATGAATCCATGTGTCAAGTGTTTATTGGCAAAAATGGCATTCATTCCACAAAGACTTAATATCTAAGCAACTTTGTTTATATCAGGAGACTAGGCCCATTTCATGAATATCAAGAACCCAATGAAATGCAACATATCTGACATCCTGAGAAACAACAGTAAAAagggtttaaaaattatttctcgAAACACCTGAAAATTACAGATATATGCATATGACAGATCCTGTTCTTCAGCTGAAGTTACACATGTTTAGGGAAACTACAACTGTATCCCTTCTTGGAAAAGCAACATCATTTTATTCCAGATCTattttttatgtgattttatgaaCATTTTACAGATTGAAAGAAAAGCCTGCTGGAAATTATCTCCAAGCAAAACATAAAGGATTAAATTGCCAAAGGTATTTAATGAAGCTAAGGATCTGGTCACAGCAAACATGTCTCGGACCTGCTTCATTGTGCTGCAGTCTACAGGGTGTAGCTTTAACTCAATACGAAGTCCTCGAAATATGTGAAAAGGCAAGAAACACACATAAAAGACAGCCAGAAGGACAATGGCTAGCATACGGGCTTTTTGCTTGTGAGTGGTGCCTGTGCTGGGCCCTTGGGCCAATGTGTAGATAATCACAGCGTAGCAAAGAGTCACAGCTACTAAAGGCAAGAAGAAGCCAAATATGGTTAGGATCCAATTAAACCACCTTGCAGAGTTCAGGGGTTCAGAATTTGTCAGGTCCGTGCAGATCAGTCGATTAGAGATTTGTTTTGTTGTGATCAGGTAAATCATTGGGCTGACAGCCAATAGCGAAAGGACCCAGACCACAATGCAAGCCACAATGGCCCACCTCCGCTTCTGAATGGAAAAGCAACTCATGGGATAGATGATGACAACAAAACGGAAGAGGCTAAAACAGGTGAGGAAGAGGATGCTGCTGTACGTGTTGAAGTAGAAGTTGAATCGGATGAACTTGCACATGAAGTTTCCAAAGATCCAGTTTTCTCCATTGATGGCATAATGGATcaagaagggaaggcaagagaCGTACAGCAGGTCAGTAATGGCCAGGTTTAACATAATAATAGTGCTGCTTTTCCAAGGTTTCATTTTGAAGACATATACAGAAATCACAAAAATGTTCCCTGGAAAGCACACCAGGAAGAGAACGGTATAAATTAAGGACAAATAGACATTCTGGAAAGAGCCACCTTCATCAGTGCAGTTTCCAAAAGCAATTGtaagattttgcaaagagaagttGGCCGTGTCTCTGGAGTCAGTATGCACAGGTGTCATATTTAATTCCTTAGGAGGattcaaaggaaaaggaaaagaagtggtTAAATTGTACATTGTAAGATGAGGAAATATATTCAGATCTTCTCTATATAGCTATAGCAACTGTACTcagttgtgttccttcaagtcatttctgattgatgacaaccttatcacagggttttcttggcaagatttgttcggaaggAGTTTGCCCTTGTCTCCCTCAATTAGCAGACTGCAATCTGCTATTCTGATGttcatccagagcttggaaaagttgattttggggactacaacttccagaatcccacaggagTATActgcaaaaaaaagagagagaaggtttTTGAAAACAAGCTCTGTGTTAAACCTAGTCAGATAtcataagaagaaagaaaagtgtgCTCCTCAGTATATTTTAGGGCTTATAGAAGTTGTGGATGATGGGGAGAAAATATGTTACAAATTAAAAAGGTTAGTtacaaaataaacttttttgtCATTTAGAGGCAACTTCTCTCAGGGTTCCCAGTCCAGATCTCTGAGTCCATCCCCTGTTCTCTGGTCTTCAGGACCAGGGCAAGAGTGGTGGTGCCTTG from Sceloporus undulatus isolate JIND9_A2432 ecotype Alabama chromosome 3, SceUnd_v1.1, whole genome shotgun sequence encodes the following:
- the LOC121924904 gene encoding 2-oxoglutarate receptor 1-like; protein product: MYNLTTSFPFPLNPPKELNMTPVHTDSRDTANFSLQNLTIAFGNCTDEGGSFQNVYLSLIYTVLFLVCFPGNIFVISVYVFKMKPWKSSTIIMLNLAITDLLYVSCLPFLIHYAINGENWIFGNFMCKFIRFNFYFNTYSSILFLTCFSLFRFVVIIYPMSCFSIQKRRWAIVACIVVWVLSLLAVSPMIYLITTKQISNRLICTDLTNSEPLNSARWFNWILTIFGFFLPLVAVTLCYAVIIYTLAQGPSTGTTHKQKARMLAIVLLAVFYVCFLPFHIFRGLRIELKLHPVDCSTMKQVRDMFAVTRSLASLNTFGNLILYVLLGDNFQQAFLSICKMFIKSHKK